Genomic DNA from Hordeum vulgare subsp. vulgare chromosome 2H, MorexV3_pseudomolecules_assembly, whole genome shotgun sequence:
ttttagaaattcCACTATGAACTCATATTTTAGGacgtagattcacttattttactCCGTATCTAGTCTATAATGTAAtgtctaaaagatcttatatttagaaacggagggagtacaaagcaTACATCGTCAATGACGAGACCCACAAAACAGACACTAGCATGCACACCATGCAGGTTCAATGTTCAGACGGCAAATGTTGAGCTCATTTGCTCACATCCTCAACCGCGGCGGCGACGTTGTCGGCGACGCTCTGCGCGGCGTCCTTGGTGGCGTCCCACGCTTCCTCCGCCGCCTGCTTGGCCTGCCCGCCGAGGTCCTGCGCGGTCTCGCTCACCTTGCTCGCGCCATCCTTGGCCGCGTCCACCACGCTCTCGCCGGCGCTCTTGGCGCCCTCCACGGCGTTGTCCGTGGCATCCTGGACCTTGCCCGCCGCGTCGCCCGCCGCCTCCTTCGCCTTCTCGACGGCGTCCTGGCGCACGAATGAATCCACGAACAGTCAGCAAGCATACAATAACATCTCCGAGAACAAATACCGGCCAGTGTAAAAGTAATAATATCATCAAGTGCACGTACGGGAGTCGCTCTAGGAGGGGTTTGCAGGCAGAGGCGGCGCCCGCTGACGGTGTGCGGGCGAGCGGCGAGGAAGCACGGCCTGGGAAGAGCCTTGCCGGCAGCGGCGCCGGTGAAGGCGGCGGCGCCCGCGCCTCCTCCGAGCAGCACGGAAGAAGAAGCCATCGATCTGGGTCTGGTGGTCGGTGGAGGGAGCTGAATCTATCAGTAGTCTGGCGCCGATGGATGTACGTATGAGCTACT
This window encodes:
- the LOC123430730 gene encoding late embryogenesis abundant protein 19-like; amino-acid sequence: MASSSVLLGGGAGAAAFTGAAAGKALPRPCFLAARPHTVSGRRLCLQTPPRATPDAVEKAKEAAGDAAGKVQDATDNAVEGAKSAGESVVDAAKDGASKVSETAQDLGGQAKQAAEEAWDATKDAAQSVADNVAAAVEDVSK